One Fusarium falciforme chromosome 1, complete sequence genomic window carries:
- a CDS encoding Mitochondrial glycine transporter gives MGLTIASSPAQHNDAVASPPMTEQRASRPANSARHFVSGLGSGVASAVILQPLDLLKTRVQQSGGSSLTATLRDIRQSSSLVQSLWRGTVPSALRTGFGSALYFTSLNAIRQHAQRTGILGRRLQTQGGSSVLPSLTNSGNLVSGAIARTFAGFVLMPLTVIKVRFESSLYSYPSLASAALDIRRTDGWRGFFSGFGATALRDAPYAGMYVLFYEMLKSQLGSLAAKPGASSGDGPTKMQATLASSVNFTSAMLAGGACSVVSNPFDAVKTRIQLQPQEYRNIWHAWYRMVTQEGVRSLWDGLALRMSRKAMSSALAWTVYEELIRRAR, from the coding sequence CTCGCCATTTTGTCTCCGGCCTCGGCTCCGGAGTTGCTTCCGCGGTCATTCTTCAGCCTCTAGACTTACTCAAGACCCGGGTTCAGCAGTCTGGAGGCTCATCACTCACCGCCACGCTACGCGACATCAGGCAGTCTTCAAGCCTGGTGCAGTCTCTCTGGAGAGGCACTGTTCCATCTGCCCTGCGAACGGGCTTTGGCTCAGCCCTTTACTTCACTTCACTTAATGCTATTCGCCAGCACGCCCAGCGGACGGGCATCCTGGGACGGCGGCTCCAGACTCAGGGTGGCTCCTCCGTCTTGCCATCACTCACCAACTCTGGCAACCTCGTATCAGGCGCCATTGCGAGGACATTTGCTGGATTTGTATTGATGCCTTTGACCGTCATCAAGGTTCGGTTCGAATCTAGCCTTTACTCGTATCCGTCTCTGGCATCTGCAGCCCTCGATATCCGGCGGACAGATGGGTGGCGTGGTTTCTTTTCAGGATTTGGCGCCACAGCACTCCGAGATGCACCTTATGCTGGAATGTATGTGCTTTTTTACGAGATGCTGAAGTCACAGCTGGGCTCTCTGGCAGCAAAGCCTGGGGCTTCGTCTGGTGACGGTCCGACCAAGATGCAGGCCACTCTTGCTAGTTCTGTCAACTTCACCTCAGCCATGCTCGCCGGCGGAGCATGCTCGGTTGTCTCCAATCCCTTCGATGCAGTTAAGACACGAATCCAGTTGCAGCCACAGGAGTATAGGAACATTTGGCATGCTTGGTATAGAATGGTGACTCAAGAAGGCGTTCGTTCACTTTGGGATGGTCTTGCACTGCGTATGAGCCGAAAGGCGATGAGTTCGGCGTTGGCGTGGACTGTCTATGAGGAATTGATTCGCCGGGCCAGGTGA